The genomic interval CCGCTCGTAGTCGGTGGGCAGGACGGAGTAGAGCGTCTGGTCGCCCAGCAGCGAGAAGGCGGTTGCCGCCCCTACGAGCGCGACGGCGCGCGGGGGCTTCGCCATCAGGAGTGCTCGCCGTCCGTGCGTTCTGGATTCATCGCATCCTCACCGGTGTCACACGCCGCGTCCGCGTACCCAAACGGTCATGGGGCCCGCCTGGCGGTTGTCCCAGGCGTAGTAGGGGATCGCCGTCAGCGTTCTAGCGGTGCGTCCGCCGTGGCTGAAACGGCGAATGCGGCGGCGCTGGGACGCATGCAGGAGTGCGCCACCGGCGTATTTCGAGCGCAGGGTCCAGATACACCGTCCCGTGCCTCAGCTTCGCGATGCCAGAGGGCGTGGTGCTGTATGTCTCAGTGCGTTGGCTGCCGGTATCGGGATTGACCGTGCTGCGGACGTATTTCCAGTCAGGGTCAGGTTGGCCGTGACCGACAAGCTCGGCGAGCATGACATGGATGAAGCGAACGTCGCCGAATTGGTCGTCAACGGAGAAGCAGGCAACCACATGCCACCCGCTATGTCCATTATGGCTCTCACCGCCCTTGCCCGTCTGTATGGTACACTTGACTTCGAGTCCGGCGACGGTGACCCCCTGTGCGTTCTTGCACACGAGATCCGGGAACTTCTGGTCGTGGTTATGCTTGTAGGGACTCAGGCGGGAGAATGCGTCGGTGAGGACGTTCGAGACGATGCCGCTGAAGCTGTTCCGCTGGATGTATGCGGGAAGCGGCCTGCCCGAATCCCTGACTAACGACGCGTTGATCAGGCGAATCACCCTCTGAGTCTCGTTCAGCGCAGCCTCGATGTGCTCCACTCGCAGTTCCGGGGGAAGGGCCGCACCGTGCACGAAGTTGCGTTTGTCGACGACTGGCACAGGACTCGACGAAGTGTACGCTTGTTCGACCAACAGGTCCAGCGTGATACCCAGCGCACGCGCGATGGACTCTAGTACTCCGACTGTGAAATTCTCTTTGCCGTTCTCGACAGCCGAGAGGTACTGGTAGGTGATGCCAGCCAGGTCGGCAAGTCTCTCCTGTGACAGTCCAGAGGACTCTCGGAACAGCCGAATCGCGCGACCGAGCAAGGCACTAGCAGTGCTTCTCATTGGCGCGAGTATAGCTGTTGACACAACACCAGTCTTTCGACTATAGTTGAACCTATGTGCGATCCCGTGTTGATACTCGGCGACTGTATGGACGAGCTGCCTCGCCTGGAGGACAACTCCGTCCACGCCGTGTGCACCGACCCACCCTACGGTCTGGTCGAGTTCTCCTCGGGTCAGGTGGAGAAGCTTCGAGCAGGAAAAGGCGGAGTCTGGCGGATCCCACCCTCTTGGGATGGACATAAGCGGCGGCCCCTGCCGCGCTTCACAGTCCTATCACAGGAGCAGAAGGAGGAGATCGAGAGCTTCTTCCGGCAGTGGGCGACGGTTCTCTATCCCAAACTGCGACCTGGGGCGCATGTGCTCATCGCCGGCAACCCAGCCCTTCAGATGTACGTCCAGAATGCCATGGTTGCTGAGGGATTTGAGAACCGAGGGACGCTTCTGCGCATCTACCATGGGTTCCGAGGCGGAGATCGCCCAAAGAACGCCGAAACGGAGTTCCCAGGCGTCTGCGTTACGCCCCGCGGCAACTTCGAACCCTGGATGCTCTTCCGCAAGCCCATCGCCGAACGTACAGTCGCACAGAATCTGCGCAAGTGGGCGACAGGCGGGTTGCGTATGCTCGATGGCGGCAAGCCATTGCCCGACGTGATACCGAGCTTCAAGACTCCAGCCAGGGAGAGGCAGCTAGCGAACCACCCATCGCTGAAGCCCCAGCACTTCCTCCGAATCGTGGTACGCAGTCTCCTGCCGCTCGGACAGGGGACCATACTCGACCCGTTCATGGGAAGCGGCTCGACACTCGCCGCCGCCGCTGCCATCGGCTACGAAGCAGTAGGCATCGAGATCGACCCGGCGTTCTATGAGCTCGCGCGGAAATCGGTTCCTCAGCTTGCCGGTCTGTACGTCGGCATGGACGGCGCATCGCTTGATTACCGTGAACCTGAGGACTCCAGCGGGGAGCTCGCGGAACAGCTACTCATCCTGGAGTCGTCTCGCACGTACTCCGGTTGAGCCCGGACCATTCCCTGCCAGGCTTCTAGGCTTGGCTCCCACGCCCTTCACACGACTCTACACGCCGCGTCCGCGTACCCAAACGGTCATGGGGCCCGCCTGACGGTTATCCCAGGCGTAGTACGGAGCCGCGGTCAGCGTACGGCTGGTTCCGCCCAGGGTCTGCTCGACGGACAGGAAAAGCCGGCGTTCCCACGCCTGGGCGTCGTCGAGAACGCCCTCGCAGGAGAGCGTCACGATGCCG from Candidatus Poribacteria bacterium carries:
- a CDS encoding helix-turn-helix transcriptional regulator, with amino-acid sequence MRSTASALLGRAIRLFRESSGLSQERLADLAGITYQYLSAVENGKENFTVGVLESIARALGITLDLLVEQAYTSSSPVPVVDKRNFVHGAALPPELRVEHIEAALNETQRVIRLINASLVRDSGRPLPAYIQRNSFSGIVSNVLTDAFSRLSPYKHNHDQKFPDLVCKNAQGVTVAGLEVKCTIQTGKGGESHNGHSGWHVVACFSVDDQFGDVRFIHVMLAELVGHGQPDPDWKYVRSTVNPDTGSQRTETYSTTPSGIAKLRHGTVYLDPALEIRRWRTPACVPAPPHSPFQPRRTHR
- a CDS encoding site-specific DNA-methyltransferase, giving the protein MCDPVLILGDCMDELPRLEDNSVHAVCTDPPYGLVEFSSGQVEKLRAGKGGVWRIPPSWDGHKRRPLPRFTVLSQEQKEEIESFFRQWATVLYPKLRPGAHVLIAGNPALQMYVQNAMVAEGFENRGTLLRIYHGFRGGDRPKNAETEFPGVCVTPRGNFEPWMLFRKPIAERTVAQNLRKWATGGLRMLDGGKPLPDVIPSFKTPARERQLANHPSLKPQHFLRIVVRSLLPLGQGTILDPFMGSGSTLAAAAAIGYEAVGIEIDPAFYELARKSVPQLAGLYVGMDGASLDYREPEDSSGELAEQLLILESSRTYSG